Genomic DNA from Paenibacillus sp. KS-LC4:
ATTGAGTCGGTTATTCCAAATACGAACCGTGATACAACGGTGAAGACTGGGGAAGACAATGGCAATGCCAGCCACTATCATGTGAAGGATGTTGTCGTTCATTTTGCCGAGAAGGTAACCGATGAGCAGCTTGAAAAAATGAAGCAATCCGTTAACGCGGTTTCCGTCAACCAAATTAATCAGATCGACAATACGTATGTGTTCCGTTCCCGGAATATGGAGGCGAAGCAAATGAAGGAATATTTCAGCCGCTCCTGGAAAACGGAATATGTCGAGCCTCACTATTTATATATGACGAATGAAACAAATAATGACGGCGACAGCGGAGACGTCATTCCCAATGACGCGCTGTATGCCAAATATCAGTGGAATCTGCCCTCCATCGAAACGGAGAAAGGCTGGAAGCTGTCAAAGGGCAGTGATCAGGTCATTGTAGCAGTACTGGACACTGGCGTCCAATTGGATCATCCTGATTTGCAGGGCAAGCTGCTGGAGGGCACCAACATCGTCGACAGTGAGGCAAAGCCCGATGATGATGTCGGTCACGGTACGCATGTAGCTGGCATCATTGGTGCGTCCGTCAACAATGGCGAGGGTGTTGCCGGCTTATCCTGGTACAACAAGGTGATGCCGGTCAAGGTGCTCGACAGCAGCGGTGCTGGCTCAACCTACTCGGTCGCTCAAGGGCTGATCTGGGCAACTGATCACGGCGCCAAGGTTATTAATATGAGCCTCGGCAATTATGCACAGGCTGATTTCCTGCATGATGCCATTAAATATGCGTACGATCATGACGTTGTACTGATTGCAGCCAGCGGCAATGACAATACGGATCGCCCGGGCTATCCAGCCGCTTATCCCGAAGTATTCGCTGTTGCGGCAACAGATTCCGCGCAGAAAAAAGCCTCTTTCTCCAACTACGGTGACTATATTGATGTCGCCGCACCGGGAGACAGCATTGCCAGCACGTATCCTGGAGGCCAATATGCGGCGCTCTCCGGCACCTCAATGGCAAGTCCGCATGTAGCGGCGCTAGCTGGCCTCATTCGGTCTGTCAATCCAGATCTGACGAATGAGGAAGTGATGGAAATTATGCGCAAATCAGCTGTTGATTTAGGCGACCCTGGTAAGGATGTTTATTTTGGCTACGGAGAAATAGACATTGACCGTGCTCTCAAAGCTGCAATGAACTTTAATACGGCACTCCAGACGTACCCAGACAAAACGAAAAACCGCCTCAATGCCGTCACGCGCAAATATGAAAAATAAGCTGCTAGGAGACTGCGCTGGCATGGCAAACAGGTTTAAGCTGCTTGTCCGAGGGGCTGAATAGAAACTATAAAAGCATGGCTACGAAGCAGCTTATTTGCTTCCAGCCATGCTTTTATTTAACTGCTTGAACTGCTCAAATAAAATCGGATTAAGCTCCATATGCAAAAAAGAGATGCAGGGCCGTTAGCTCCCGAAGGAACGTCCACTACCATCTCTATAATCGCAAATGACGCAAAGTACAAAATATAAGAATTTATAAGTTTCACACTTATCATTAGGCTTATATTTCTCGGATTGAAACATGCCTTGCCGCCAATGGACGGCGATAGCCGTTTCACCTTGTTGCTTGTTTAAGTTCGTTACGGAAAGTTTGCCGTAAGCCGGGTTCTGTACTTTCAGTGGTCCAAACGGTGACGACCCTCCCACTAAGAAAGCGACAATCATCTATCTACGCCGCCTATTGCTAAGCGGCTCCAGCAACCAACCCGGACGTGCCTCAGGCTAAGGCTGCAGCTCGAAGCTGCAACGTCCTCTCGGTCTTGCTCCAGATGGGGTTTACCAGGAATACAGTCACCTGTACTCCTCGTGGTCTCTTACACCACGGTTCCACCCTTGCCTGTGCTGGCACGAAGCCAGCCATCGGCGGTCCATTTCTGTGGCACTATCCTTCAACTCGCGCTGACTGGACGTTATCCAGCATCCTGCCTTGTGGAGCCCGGACTTTCCTCTCGCGGCAACAAGGCCGCCAGCGATTGTCTGTCAAACTTTCCGGTGCATCAATCAGTATACAAGGTATTGACGTAAAGCTCAAGCTTTAATCATTTTCCTGTTGTTCTTCTGTGATAATGTCACCCCATAACTGTTCTGAGATAATGTCACTATGGGACAGGAGACCATTACATTGACGAGAAAAGAACTGAAGAAGATCCATGTGGTGCAGAAAATAGGGGATGGACATCTGACAAACAGCGAGGGGGCTTTGACGCTAGGAATTTCCGTTAGACAAATCATTCGACTGAAGAACAAATATAAAGCAGAAGGAGAATCAGGCATTGCCCATAAAAATCGGGGAAGGAAGCCGATACACGCATTAAAGGAAGACATAAAAGAACGAGCAGCCGAGTTATACACAGCAAAATATCAGGGCAGCAACAGTTGCCACTTTGCCGAGTTGCTCCAAGAGCATGAGAACATGGAACTGAGCCGTTCCAGTGTGAGACGTATTCTGCTCGCTAAAGGACTCAAACAAGCCAAGCAAAGACGCCAGACGAAGACTCACCAGCCTCGTCAGCGTAGAGCCCAAGCGGGCATGCTCTGGCAGATCGACGCGGCCTCTTATGCATGGTTGGAGGAGCACACTCCCGCCTTTTCCTTGCATGCGGCTATTGATGATGCTACGGGCACTGTCGTTGGCGCTGTATTTCGCCCCAACGAATGTCGGGAGGGTTACTCGATTGTGATGCAACAGGGTATCCAGAAATATGGCATCCCGCTTAGCCTTTACAGCGACAGACACACGATCTTCCGCTCGCCCCATGAGAAGCTTACCGTCGAACAGGAACTTGCTGGCGAAACAAAGCCTCTCTCTCACTTTGGAAAGGCGATGGCTGAGCTACATATTGAACATATAAAAGCAACCACGCCACAAGCGAAAGGCCGTGTTGAACGCCTCTGGCTGACCTTACAGGATCGTCTGGTCATTGAGCTACGGCTGCTTGGCATCACCTCAATGGAAGAAGCAAACGTAGCGCTCCCACGGCTCATCGCGAAGCATAACAAGCAATTTGCCGTTGCTCCGCGTTCCAGCGAATCCGCCTACATGAAGCTCCGCGATAACGTTCAACTTGATCATATCTTTACGATCCGCGAGCTTCGAACGTTGGGGTCAGGCCATACCCTTTCTTATGCGGGTACGGTCTACACTTTCGCGGAACCCTCACCTCAGCGTTTTGACGCGAAATCAGTCGTTGAAGTGCGCCAGACGCTTTCAGGAGACGTGTTCATTTGGCATCGTGGACAAGCTTTGCAGCT
This window encodes:
- a CDS encoding S8 family peptidase codes for the protein MKKKWIGVFTVLVAATLLIPTAPLFLPQGEKPAAPVKSLSADQEKQHKLRTLGRDMEATSFLCVSECTKQFYKLMDTSQAGKTRTTGNAVATKHVTSMMNMHKHMSYIRLMNGERSVQRGAIPSNSGKSEVEAAVAAVKQGKTYESRPFVNESGSRFIVLGVPHQKYRGMGVVGVIKQDIVTQVERHQKRNLRLVPYPNEGNYRIESVIPNTNRDTTVKTGEDNGNASHYHVKDVVVHFAEKVTDEQLEKMKQSVNAVSVNQINQIDNTYVFRSRNMEAKQMKEYFSRSWKTEYVEPHYLYMTNETNNDGDSGDVIPNDALYAKYQWNLPSIETEKGWKLSKGSDQVIVAVLDTGVQLDHPDLQGKLLEGTNIVDSEAKPDDDVGHGTHVAGIIGASVNNGEGVAGLSWYNKVMPVKVLDSSGAGSTYSVAQGLIWATDHGAKVINMSLGNYAQADFLHDAIKYAYDHDVVLIAASGNDNTDRPGYPAAYPEVFAVAATDSAQKKASFSNYGDYIDVAAPGDSIASTYPGGQYAALSGTSMASPHVAALAGLIRSVNPDLTNEEVMEIMRKSAVDLGDPGKDVYFGYGEIDIDRALKAAMNFNTALQTYPDKTKNRLNAVTRKYEK
- a CDS encoding ISNCY family transposase — protein: MTRKELKKIHVVQKIGDGHLTNSEGALTLGISVRQIIRLKNKYKAEGESGIAHKNRGRKPIHALKEDIKERAAELYTAKYQGSNSCHFAELLQEHENMELSRSSVRRILLAKGLKQAKQRRQTKTHQPRQRRAQAGMLWQIDAASYAWLEEHTPAFSLHAAIDDATGTVVGAVFRPNECREGYSIVMQQGIQKYGIPLSLYSDRHTIFRSPHEKLTVEQELAGETKPLSHFGKAMAELHIEHIKATTPQAKGRVERLWLTLQDRLVIELRLLGITSMEEANVALPRLIAKHNKQFAVAPRSSESAYMKLRDNVQLDHIFTIRELRTLGSGHTLSYAGTVYTFAEPSPQRFDAKSVVEVRQTLSGDVFIWHRGQALQLKKTERPEPEQKKKASSAQPRKPANDHPWKTTHDNNITKRNTKPSTFQDKINSQHNDYLEASW